Proteins encoded in a region of the Polyodon spathula isolate WHYD16114869_AA chromosome 9, ASM1765450v1, whole genome shotgun sequence genome:
- the LOC121321345 gene encoding lysophosphatidic acid receptor 6-like, translating to MHKSKHKLFTMSNNTTNCNIDDSFKYTLYGSVYSMVFVLGLISNVVALYIFLCSLKLRNETTTYMMNLVFSDLIFVFTLPLRIFYFVTRNWPFGDMLCKISVSLFYTNMYGSMLFLTCISVDRFLAIVHPFRSRTLRTKRNAKIICCAIWALVLAGSLPTGFLLNSTSKHNKGENKYSCFENFSSSEWKDYLSKVVIFIETVGFLIPLILNVSCSAMVLQTLRRPRTLNQGKLNKTKILRMIMVHLFIFCFCFVPYNINLVFYALVRTQALKGCTLVAVVRTMYPVTLCIAVSNCCFDPIVYYFTSETIQNSIKRKSTSKICDTKFSEESSIQQSLRTIKAKMFQTESTV from the coding sequence ATGCACAAAAGTAAACACAAGCTGTTTACCATGTCAAACAACACCACCAACTGTAACATCGATGACAGCTTTAAGTACACCCTGTACGGCAGTGTGTACAGTATGGTCTTTGTTTTGGGACTGATCTCCAATGTGGTGGCCTTGTACATCTTTTTGTGCTCGCTGAAGCTACGTAACGAGACCACCACTTACATGATGAACCTGGTATTCTCCGATCTGATCTTCGTCTTCACGCTGCCTTTACGGATCTTCTACTTTGTTACCCGCAACTGGCCCTTTGGGGATATGCTCTGCAAGATCTCCGTCTCCCTTTTTTACACTAACATGTACGGGAGCATGCTCTTCCTCACCTGCATCAGTGTGGACCGCTTCTTGGCCATTGTGCACCCGTTCAGGTCCCGGACTCTGCGTACCAAGCGTAATGCCAAAATCATCTGCTGTGCCATTTGGGCGCTGGTGCTCGCAGGAAGTTTGCCTACTGGCTTTCTTCTCAATTCCACAAGTAAGCACAATAAAGGCGAGAACAAATACTCCTGTTTTGAGAACTTCTCAAGTAGTGAATGGAAGGACTACCTGTCCAAGGTGGTCATCTTTATTGAGACTGTGGGGTTCCTCATCCCCCTGATCCTCAACGTCTCCTGTTCCGCCATGGTCCTGCAGACCCTCCGCAGGCCCAGAACCCTCAACCAAGGAAAGCTGAACAAAACCAAGATCCTGCGCATGATTATGGTTCACCTCTTTATATTTTGCTTCTGCTTCGTGCCTTACAACATCAACCTGGTGTTCTACGCCCTCGTCCGGACTCAGGCTCTGAAGGGATGCACGTTGGTGGCCGTCGTCCGGACAATGTACCCAGTGACGCTGTGCATCGCGGTTTCCAACTGCTGCTTTGACCCTATTGTGTACTACTTCACTTCTGAGACCATCCAAAACTCCATAAAAAGGAAATCCACAAGCAAGATTTGCGATACTAAGTTCTCTGAAGAAAGCTCCATACAGCAAAGCCTGCGCACCATTAAAGCCAAAATGTTTCAGACAGAATCCACAGTGTAA